The proteins below are encoded in one region of Bacteroides uniformis:
- a CDS encoding Wzz/FepE/Etk N-terminal domain-containing protein, translating into MSEERIQNITSPQPEEQEIDLIELAQKVWASRKLVFKACGIAALVGLVVAFSIPKEYSTSVTLAPESGGKSGGGSMGALAAMAGINLGTSSGEDALSPELYPDIVSSTPFLIELFDVKVKDQKAKVDTTLYAYLKEEQRSPWWSAIFSAPFKVLGWTLSLFKDEPEEGDAKLDPFRLTKDESAIADALSKRISVSVDKKTGVTTLSVTMQDPLISASLTDTVMHCLQNYITDYRTNKARHDLAFTEKLYGEAKASYESAQKKYANFVDANQNIILLSYRAEQERLQNEMNLAYQVYTQVSQQLQMARAKVQEITPVYTVVQPATVPLKPAKPNKLMILIGFMFLAGVGSVGWILFVKDLLKGWKKQTI; encoded by the coding sequence ATGAGCGAAGAAAGAATACAAAACATAACTTCTCCACAACCAGAGGAACAAGAAATAGATTTGATAGAACTGGCCCAGAAAGTATGGGCTAGTCGCAAATTGGTTTTTAAGGCGTGTGGTATCGCTGCCCTTGTTGGACTGGTTGTTGCATTTAGTATTCCTAAGGAGTACTCTACAAGTGTGACGTTGGCTCCAGAGAGTGGTGGCAAATCTGGTGGCGGAAGTATGGGAGCCCTTGCAGCCATGGCGGGTATCAATTTGGGTACTTCTTCTGGTGAAGATGCTTTGTCACCCGAACTTTATCCTGATATTGTAAGTTCTACTCCTTTTCTGATTGAACTGTTCGATGTTAAAGTCAAGGATCAGAAAGCAAAAGTAGACACGACTTTATATGCTTATTTGAAAGAAGAACAGCGTTCTCCTTGGTGGAGTGCAATTTTCTCCGCTCCTTTTAAGGTGTTGGGATGGACATTGTCTTTGTTTAAGGATGAACCGGAAGAGGGGGATGCAAAGCTGGATCCTTTTCGTCTTACTAAAGATGAGTCTGCCATTGCAGATGCTTTAAGTAAACGTATCTCTGTTTCCGTAGACAAAAAGACAGGTGTGACAACCTTGTCTGTTACTATGCAGGATCCTTTGATATCTGCTTCGCTGACGGATACCGTGATGCATTGCCTGCAGAACTACATCACAGATTATCGGACTAATAAGGCTCGTCATGATTTGGCATTTACCGAAAAACTTTATGGAGAAGCAAAGGCCAGTTATGAGTCTGCCCAGAAGAAATACGCAAATTTTGTAGATGCAAACCAGAATATAATATTGCTGAGTTATCGCGCAGAGCAAGAGCGTTTACAGAATGAAATGAATTTAGCCTATCAAGTATATACACAAGTGTCTCAACAATTGCAGATGGCAAGAGCTAAGGTGCAGGAGATTACACCGGTATATACGGTTGTCCAGCCGGCTACGGTACCTTTGAAGCCTGCAAAGCCCAATAAATTGATGATTTTGATCGGCTTCATGTTCTTGGCAGGTGTCGGCAGTGTGGGATGGATATTATTTGTAAAAGATTTATTAAAGGGATGGAAAAAGCAAACAATATGA
- a CDS encoding SusC/RagA family TonB-linked outer membrane protein: MKKNTIVRHCFSRKYISLCIFLLLGIIGEKAFAYSVWETYANETEGIYFSLQESIKITGVVKDNKGEPIIGANIVELNKKGNGTITDIDGKFTLSVSKNAEISISFIGFDEKKIKIGQQTSFDIILEESSQFLDEVVVVGMNNRQTRRSVTGAISTIQTKELKQSPVANLSNALAGKLPGLITVQTSGQPGEDASSLFIRGVGTYGTSNPLVVIDGLPRSQTDFNQLDANEIESVTILKDASSSSLYGIQGANGVIVVTTKRGVDREKPLISFTVQQAVQQPIRLPETMSSYEQALYYRDMDMNDGQTERYTPEVLDIIKNGSDPYLYPNVNWFDEILKKNSMQSQYNINISGSALGKLRYFISGSYVNQGTLLKHQDIFEKNYGVKSKFDRYNFRSNVDLDATSMLNIRIDLAGRLETRVGPGSDFSNVFSVITTRSPSSQPVFNPDGTLGAGSALEIPFQQNPYGIVTQSGYYTRHTNVMSGTLSAKHKLDFITKGLSAQVYFSFESNNYQHTTRLQSFDSFWYKGKDATGEAIYQPHSVKSRLSTTDSRWVERYTYLDVRLNYDRTFAEKHQISAQLLGNRTLRSQNAELPYAYQGISSRIAYNFDTRYYLEANIGYNGSENFPPKKRYGFFPSFSAGWVLSDEKFISLPSWIQLIKLRGSYGTVGNDKIGGQRWLYITEFTPGGTAMGTYQFGVSPQSVAGYNESRVGNKFVTWEKSAKGNVGFDLSLFKDNAVQFTFDYFWEKRNNILTTPGDVPDYVGITNVAPRNSGKVENKGIEAELRFNKRINKDLSIFANLQMTYARNKVLENDEPIPAFDYQDLRGYEIGYVLGYKSAGLFQDEEDIRNSPTQSFGTVVPGDIKYVDTNKDGVIDAFDRVPIKVNNVPRSMSGLSLGVTYKNFDFSMLMNASTGGTAYLYTYPSSKINLERWTAENKNARIPAAHSTTNNTVVTDHFVQNTDYIKLRNVEIGYTLPKKFLSSLRISTARIYLNGQNLAVWDKMWLKDRDPESAGGAALAYPLQRVFNIGIHVEL; encoded by the coding sequence ATGAAAAAAAACACAATCGTTAGACATTGTTTTTCAAGGAAGTATATCTCCTTGTGTATATTCCTATTATTGGGGATAATAGGTGAAAAGGCTTTTGCGTATTCTGTTTGGGAAACATATGCGAATGAAACGGAAGGTATATATTTCTCTCTGCAAGAAAGTATTAAAATAACTGGAGTAGTAAAGGATAACAAAGGGGAACCAATTATTGGTGCCAACATTGTAGAACTGAATAAAAAGGGTAATGGTACTATTACAGATATTGATGGTAAGTTCACATTATCAGTTTCGAAAAATGCAGAAATAAGTATTTCATTTATTGGTTTTGATGAGAAAAAAATAAAGATAGGACAGCAAACTTCTTTCGATATTATATTAGAAGAATCCTCGCAATTTCTAGATGAAGTAGTGGTTGTAGGTATGAATAATAGACAGACTCGGCGCTCAGTGACAGGGGCTATATCTACAATTCAAACGAAAGAATTAAAACAGAGTCCTGTTGCAAATCTTAGTAATGCTTTGGCGGGTAAATTGCCAGGATTGATTACTGTACAGACTTCTGGACAGCCAGGCGAAGATGCGTCTTCTCTATTTATCCGTGGTGTCGGTACATATGGGACATCAAACCCGCTAGTTGTTATAGATGGTTTACCTCGTTCTCAAACAGATTTTAATCAGTTAGATGCTAATGAAATTGAGTCTGTAACAATTTTGAAGGATGCGTCTTCATCCTCTCTTTATGGTATACAAGGTGCTAATGGAGTTATTGTTGTGACTACTAAACGAGGAGTTGATCGTGAAAAACCGCTTATTTCTTTTACTGTTCAACAAGCGGTTCAGCAACCTATTCGTCTGCCCGAAACAATGAGTTCTTATGAGCAAGCTCTTTATTATAGAGATATGGATATGAATGATGGACAGACTGAACGCTATACGCCGGAAGTATTGGATATTATTAAAAATGGTTCAGATCCTTACTTATATCCTAACGTTAACTGGTTTGATGAAATTTTGAAGAAGAACTCTATGCAGAGCCAATATAATATCAATATATCAGGAAGTGCATTGGGAAAACTGCGATATTTTATTTCCGGAAGCTATGTAAATCAAGGGACTCTTTTGAAACATCAGGATATTTTTGAAAAGAATTATGGTGTAAAAAGTAAGTTTGATAGATATAATTTTCGTTCCAATGTTGATTTGGACGCAACTTCAATGCTGAATATACGTATTGATTTGGCCGGACGACTGGAAACTCGTGTTGGACCTGGTAGTGATTTTTCTAATGTGTTTAGTGTTATTACAACGCGTTCTCCGTCTTCTCAACCGGTATTTAATCCGGATGGAACATTGGGAGCTGGTAGCGCCCTTGAAATTCCTTTTCAGCAGAACCCTTATGGCATTGTTACTCAGAGTGGTTATTACACCAGGCATACAAATGTGATGTCAGGAACATTGTCGGCAAAACATAAATTAGATTTTATAACCAAAGGATTGAGTGCTCAGGTTTATTTTAGCTTTGAAAGCAATAACTATCAGCATACGACAAGATTACAATCATTTGATTCATTTTGGTATAAAGGCAAGGATGCTACTGGTGAAGCTATTTATCAACCACATAGTGTAAAATCTCGCTTATCGACTACTGACAGCCGTTGGGTGGAGCGTTATACTTATCTGGATGTACGTCTTAATTATGATAGAACTTTTGCGGAGAAACATCAAATTAGCGCACAACTTTTAGGAAATAGAACCTTACGTTCGCAAAATGCCGAACTCCCATATGCTTATCAAGGAATCAGTAGCCGTATTGCTTACAATTTTGATACTCGTTATTATTTAGAAGCCAATATTGGTTATAACGGTTCAGAAAATTTCCCTCCTAAAAAGCGTTATGGTTTTTTTCCTTCATTTTCTGCAGGATGGGTGTTGAGTGATGAAAAATTTATATCTTTACCATCATGGATCCAACTAATTAAATTAAGAGGATCTTATGGAACTGTGGGTAATGATAAAATTGGTGGACAACGTTGGCTGTATATTACGGAATTTACTCCTGGTGGAACTGCTATGGGAACCTATCAATTTGGAGTGTCTCCACAATCAGTAGCTGGATATAATGAGAGTAGAGTTGGTAATAAATTTGTTACTTGGGAGAAATCAGCGAAAGGTAACGTAGGCTTTGATTTGTCCTTATTTAAGGATAATGCTGTGCAGTTTACTTTTGATTACTTCTGGGAAAAAAGAAATAATATTTTGACTACTCCTGGAGATGTTCCTGATTATGTTGGTATAACTAATGTTGCTCCTAGGAATTCTGGTAAAGTAGAGAATAAAGGTATTGAGGCAGAGCTTCGTTTTAATAAGCGTATAAATAAAGATTTGTCAATTTTCGCTAATTTGCAAATGACTTATGCGCGTAATAAAGTTCTTGAGAATGATGAACCGATACCAGCTTTTGATTATCAAGATCTGAGAGGTTATGAAATTGGTTATGTACTTGGATATAAATCGGCGGGACTTTTTCAAGATGAAGAGGATATCAGAAATAGTCCAACACAAAGTTTTGGTACAGTAGTTCCTGGAGATATTAAGTATGTAGACACAAATAAAGATGGAGTTATTGATGCGTTTGATAGAGTACCTATTAAAGTGAATAATGTGCCTCGTAGTATGAGTGGACTATCATTAGGAGTGACCTATAAGAATTTTGATTTTAGTATGCTGATGAATGCATCGACAGGTGGAACTGCTTATTTATATACATATCCAAGTAGCAAAATCAATTTGGAGAGATGGACTGCTGAAAATAAGAATGCACGTATACCTGCTGCACATTCAACAACGAATAATACTGTTGTAACAGATCATTTTGTACAAAATACTGATTATATAAAATTAAGAAATGTAGAAATTGGATATACATTGCCTAAAAAGTTTTTGAGTTCATTGCGGATTTCTACAGCACGTATCTATTTGAATGGACAAAATTTGGCGGTTTGGGATAAGATGTGGTTGAAGGATCGCGATCCGGAGTCTGCAGGTGGTGCTGCATTGGCATATCCTTTACAGCGTGTATTTAATATCGGAATACACGTAGAGTTATAA
- a CDS encoding ROK family transcriptional regulator, protein MNQALLKEIEMGSKNALLKKRIITHYIYNGSSTITDLSKELDLSVPTVTKFISEMCDDGYINDYGKLETSGGRHPSLYGLNPESGYFIGVDIKKFAINIGLINFKGDMVELKMNIPYKFENTQEALEKLCKLISNFTKKAGINPEKVLNICINISGRVNPESGYSFSMFNFSELPLAEVLAKKIGYSVCIDNDTRAMTYGEYMQGCVKGEKNIIFVNVSWGLGIGIIIDGKVYTGKSGFSGEFGHINVFDNEILCHCGKKGCLETEASGSALHRILLERINNGECSILSSRIATKEDPLTLDEIIAAVNQEDLLCIEIVEEIGQKLGKQIAGLINLFNPELVIIGGTLSLTGDYITQPIKTAVRKYSLNLVNKDSVIITSKLKDKAGIVGACMLARSRMFES, encoded by the coding sequence ATGAACCAAGCGCTATTAAAAGAAATAGAAATGGGAAGCAAGAATGCTCTTCTCAAAAAGAGGATCATTACGCATTATATATACAATGGTAGTTCCACCATTACTGATTTATCCAAAGAGCTGGATTTAAGTGTGCCTACAGTAACCAAATTTATCAGCGAAATGTGCGATGATGGCTATATTAATGATTACGGAAAGTTAGAAACTAGTGGAGGACGTCATCCCAGCCTCTATGGACTCAATCCTGAATCAGGCTATTTTATAGGAGTAGACATCAAAAAGTTTGCCATTAATATTGGACTTATTAATTTCAAGGGTGATATGGTAGAACTGAAAATGAATATCCCATATAAGTTTGAAAATACCCAGGAAGCCTTGGAGAAACTATGTAAACTCATCAGTAATTTTACAAAGAAAGCAGGAATCAATCCAGAAAAGGTATTAAACATTTGTATCAATATATCAGGGCGAGTTAATCCTGAATCAGGTTACAGCTTCAGCATGTTTAACTTTTCCGAACTTCCGTTAGCAGAAGTATTAGCTAAGAAAATTGGATATTCCGTTTGCATAGATAATGATACCCGTGCCATGACCTATGGAGAGTATATGCAAGGCTGCGTTAAAGGAGAGAAAAATATTATTTTCGTAAATGTGAGTTGGGGACTTGGTATTGGAATCATTATAGATGGAAAAGTCTATACCGGCAAATCTGGATTTTCAGGAGAGTTCGGACATATTAATGTGTTCGACAATGAGATTCTATGCCACTGTGGCAAAAAAGGATGCTTGGAAACAGAAGCATCCGGTTCTGCTTTGCATCGTATTTTGTTGGAACGTATCAACAACGGAGAATGTTCCATATTATCCAGTCGTATAGCCACTAAAGAAGACCCACTCACACTGGACGAAATTATTGCAGCAGTAAACCAGGAAGATTTACTCTGTATTGAAATTGTGGAAGAAATTGGCCAAAAGTTAGGAAAACAAATTGCAGGATTAATCAATCTATTCAATCCTGAACTGGTAATTATAGGAGGAACACTGTCATTGACTGGGGATTACATTACACAGCCTATAAAAACCGCTGTGAGAAAATATTCTCTGAATCTAGTAAACAAAGATTCGGTTATTATAACTTCCAAACTAAAAGACAAGGCGGGTATTGTAGGGGCATGTATGCTTGCACGAAGCAGGATGTTTGAGAGCTAA
- a CDS encoding UpxY family transcription antiterminator: MEKANNMMTDNDMMCWHALYTAPKSEHKLMQRLNAAGYTTYCPMQAVFVKWKGHTRKVITPLFSGCLFVAGNVSEVTSLASSQKAAILVDNEGKSLSIEAGKAELPAKFAQLLKL; encoded by the coding sequence ATGGAAAAAGCAAACAATATGATGACGGATAATGATATGATGTGCTGGCATGCATTGTACACAGCACCCAAGTCTGAACATAAGTTGATGCAGCGTTTGAATGCTGCGGGATATACTACATATTGCCCGATGCAGGCTGTGTTTGTAAAATGGAAAGGGCATACCCGGAAGGTGATTACTCCTCTTTTTTCCGGATGTTTGTTTGTTGCCGGTAATGTGTCGGAAGTTACCTCTTTGGCTTCCTCGCAGAAGGCTGCTATATTAGTAGATAATGAAGGAAAAAGTTTGTCTATTGAGGCGGGTAAAGCAGAACTTCCTGCCAAGTTTGCCCAATTGCTGAAGTTATGA
- a CDS encoding AGE family epimerase/isomerase, producing MDFKQLAAQYKNELFENVLPFWLHRSQDFEQGGYYTCLNRRGEVFDTDKFVWLQGREVWLFSMLYNKVEKQKEWLDCAVQGGEFLKKHGHDGNYNWYFSLDRKGAPLVEPYNIFSYTFATMAFGQLSLATGNQEYADIAKRTFDIVLSKVDNPKGKWNKLYPGTRNLKGFALPMILCNLSLEIEHLLDDKFLMSTIDTCIHEVMEVFYRPELGGIIVENVLASGELSDSFEGRQVTPGHAIEAMWFIMDLGKRLNRPELIEKAKDITLTMAEYGWDKEYGGIVYFMDRDKCPPQQLEWDQKLWWVHIETLISMLKGYQLTGDKNCLEWFERVHDYTWSHFKDTEYPEWFGYLNRRGEVLLPLKGGKWKGCFHVPRGLYQCWQILEQLKSNI from the coding sequence ATGGACTTTAAACAGTTAGCAGCGCAGTACAAAAATGAACTTTTTGAAAATGTACTTCCTTTCTGGTTGCATCGCTCGCAAGACTTTGAGCAGGGTGGTTATTACACTTGTTTGAATCGTAGAGGTGAAGTATTCGATACGGATAAATTTGTCTGGCTTCAAGGCCGTGAAGTTTGGTTATTTTCCATGCTTTATAATAAAGTGGAAAAGCAGAAAGAGTGGCTGGATTGTGCAGTTCAAGGTGGTGAATTCTTGAAAAAGCATGGTCATGATGGCAATTATAACTGGTATTTTTCTTTGGACCGGAAGGGGGCTCCTTTGGTGGAACCCTATAATATCTTCTCTTATACATTTGCTACGATGGCCTTCGGGCAACTTAGCTTAGCTACAGGTAATCAAGAGTATGCAGATATTGCCAAAAGAACTTTTGATATTGTATTATCAAAGGTGGATAATCCTAAAGGTAAATGGAATAAACTTTATCCAGGAACCCGCAATTTAAAAGGATTTGCCTTGCCTATGATCCTTTGTAATCTGTCTTTAGAAATAGAGCATCTTCTGGATGACAAATTTCTAATGAGTACAATTGATACTTGTATTCATGAAGTAATGGAGGTCTTTTACCGCCCGGAGTTGGGAGGTATTATTGTAGAAAATGTACTTGCTAGTGGGGAACTTTCTGATTCATTTGAAGGACGGCAAGTGACTCCAGGACATGCTATTGAAGCGATGTGGTTTATAATGGATTTAGGTAAACGATTGAATCGTCCAGAATTAATAGAGAAAGCTAAAGATATTACTTTAACAATGGCTGAATATGGTTGGGATAAGGAGTATGGTGGGATTGTCTATTTCATGGATCGTGATAAATGTCCTCCACAGCAACTGGAATGGGATCAGAAATTATGGTGGGTTCATATTGAAACATTGATATCAATGCTAAAGGGATATCAATTGACGGGTGATAAAAATTGTTTGGAGTGGTTTGAGCGAGTGCATGACTATACATGGAGTCATTTCAAAGATACTGAATATCCAGAGTGGTTTGGGTATTTGAATCGTAGAGGTGAAGTTCTATTGCCTTTGAAAGGTGGCAAATGGAAGGGATGTTTTCATGTTCCACGAGGGCTATATCAATGCTGGCAGATTTTAGAACAATTAAAGAGTAATATATAA
- a CDS encoding DUF4434 domain-containing protein encodes MRANNRRDFLKKSVLAGASLFTVPSFLSAIPNSNIELSQVLENTWESKSDTLLNNGLKITGTFLDEISHDIPHQNWGVREWERDFQYMKGMGIDTVILIRSGYRKFITYPSEYLLKKGCYMPSVDLVDMFLNLADKYDMIFYFGLYDSGRYWDTGELSWEVEDNKYVIDEVWKRYGKHHKSFGGWYISGEISRKTKGAINAFYTMGKQCKDVSGGLPTFISPWIDGKKAVMVNGGQLTKADVISVEEHEKEWNEIFDGIHEVIDACAFQDGHIDYDELDTFFTINKKLADKYGIQCWTNAETFDRDMPIRFLPIKFDKLRMKLEAAKRAGYDKAITFEFSHFMSPQSAYLQAGHLYDRYKEYFGIK; translated from the coding sequence ATGAGAGCAAATAATCGAAGAGATTTTCTAAAAAAGTCAGTATTAGCTGGAGCTTCACTATTTACAGTCCCCTCATTTTTGAGTGCTATTCCCAATAGTAATATAGAGCTATCTCAAGTACTGGAAAATACTTGGGAAAGTAAGTCTGATACTCTCTTAAATAATGGGTTGAAAATAACTGGAACGTTTTTAGATGAGATTTCGCATGATATTCCTCACCAGAATTGGGGGGTAAGGGAATGGGAACGAGATTTTCAATATATGAAGGGAATGGGGATTGACACTGTTATTTTAATACGTTCAGGTTATAGGAAGTTTATTACTTATCCTTCTGAATATCTGCTCAAGAAAGGTTGCTATATGCCTTCTGTAGATTTGGTGGATATGTTTTTGAATTTGGCTGATAAGTATGATATGATCTTCTATTTTGGTTTGTATGATTCTGGGCGTTATTGGGATACGGGGGAGTTAAGTTGGGAGGTGGAAGATAATAAATATGTTATTGATGAGGTTTGGAAGCGTTATGGGAAACATCATAAAAGTTTTGGTGGTTGGTATATAAGTGGTGAAATTAGCCGGAAAACTAAGGGAGCTATTAATGCATTTTATACTATGGGTAAGCAGTGTAAAGATGTCTCTGGTGGCTTACCTACTTTTATATCTCCTTGGATTGATGGGAAAAAGGCTGTTATGGTAAATGGGGGGCAGTTGACAAAAGCGGATGTGATATCTGTGGAAGAACATGAAAAAGAATGGAACGAAATTTTTGATGGTATCCATGAAGTTATTGATGCTTGTGCCTTTCAGGATGGACATATAGATTATGATGAGTTAGATACGTTCTTTACTATAAATAAAAAATTAGCAGATAAATATGGTATACAGTGCTGGACTAATGCAGAGACATTTGATCGTGATATGCCTATCCGTTTCTTGCCCATTAAGTTTGATAAGCTTCGTATGAAATTGGAAGCAGCTAAACGTGCAGGTTATGATAAAGCTATTACTTTTGAATTCTCTCATTTTATGAGTCCACAATCTGCTTATCTGCAGGCAGGACACTTATATGACAGATATAAAGAATATTTTGGAATCAAATAA
- a CDS encoding WbuC family cupin fold metalloprotein: MKLITEELLDTVTSQAKENSRLRMNYNFHASMDAPIHRLLNALEPGTYLPPHRHTDKEETYLVLRGSLLAFFYDDAGNVTDKVCLNPSEGKYGLEIPSNTWHSIIALESGTVIFEIKKGPYQPLPSEDLASWAPQTSDTEGIKAFMKRMLEL, encoded by the coding sequence ATGAAGCTGATAACAGAAGAGCTGCTGGATACCGTTACTTCACAAGCTAAGGAGAACTCCCGTTTACGTATGAATTATAATTTTCATGCGTCTATGGATGCTCCTATTCATCGGTTGCTGAATGCTTTGGAACCGGGAACTTATCTTCCTCCTCACCGTCATACAGATAAGGAAGAAACTTATCTGGTTTTGCGCGGGAGTCTGCTGGCATTTTTTTATGATGATGCCGGTAATGTAACAGATAAGGTATGCCTCAATCCTTCGGAAGGTAAATATGGTCTGGAAATTCCTTCTAATACATGGCATAGTATTATTGCCTTGGAGTCAGGTACCGTTATTTTTGAAATTAAAAAAGGCCCATATCAGCCTCTACCCTCAGAGGATTTGGCTTCGTGGGCTCCTCAGACTTCTGATACGGAAGGAATAAAGGCTTTTATGAAGCGGATGTTGGAACTTTAG
- a CDS encoding sugar porter family MFS transporter — protein MKSNINFSYLIFLSVVAALGGFLFGYDAAVISGTISQVTVKFGLDEIQIGWFVGCALIGSIIGVLFAGKLSDMWGRKVTMLIAAVFFSVSGIGCAFSDSLEQLVFARMLGGIGIGIVSVVSPLYISEVSIAQYRGRLVALYQLAITIGFLGAYLTNLQLLHLSQSGLVLSVDWLNLIFVSEVWRGMLGFSCIPSLLFFFILFFIPESPRWLILKGRDGLAKSILQKIYLVPQDTTEQLQEIKSVIRSEVKSDWSFLLQPGILKAVLIGAAIAILGQFMGVNAVLYYGPTIFEEAGLSGGDALFSQVLVGVVNAVTTVIAVFIIDKVGRKKLVYYGVSGMILSLLLIGFYFSFAETLNLPNNFLLFFFLFYVFCCAISICAVIFVLLSEMYPIRIRGMAMSLAGCSLWVGTYLVGQLTPWMLQNLTPAGTFLLFAVMCIPYLLIVWKLIPETTGKSLEEIERYWMKK, from the coding sequence ATGAAGTCAAATATAAATTTTTCTTATTTAATATTTTTGTCTGTCGTGGCAGCTTTGGGAGGCTTTTTGTTTGGGTATGATGCTGCGGTCATCTCAGGAACTATATCTCAAGTAACTGTGAAGTTTGGATTGGATGAAATCCAGATTGGTTGGTTTGTTGGTTGTGCCTTGATCGGTTCTATTATAGGTGTACTGTTTGCTGGTAAGTTGAGCGATATGTGGGGAAGGAAAGTAACAATGTTGATAGCAGCGGTCTTTTTTTCAGTATCAGGTATTGGCTGTGCATTTAGTGACTCTTTGGAACAACTGGTGTTTGCACGTATGTTGGGAGGTATAGGTATTGGAATTGTTTCTGTTGTATCTCCTTTGTACATATCGGAAGTTTCAATAGCTCAGTATCGGGGACGGTTGGTTGCTTTGTATCAATTAGCTATTACTATAGGTTTTTTAGGTGCATATTTGACAAATTTACAATTACTCCATTTGTCTCAGAGTGGACTTGTGCTAAGTGTTGATTGGCTGAACCTGATTTTTGTTTCAGAGGTATGGAGAGGCATGTTGGGCTTTTCTTGTATTCCATCATTACTCTTTTTCTTTATACTCTTCTTTATTCCAGAAAGTCCACGTTGGTTGATATTGAAAGGACGTGATGGTTTAGCAAAGAGTATTCTTCAGAAAATATATCTTGTTCCACAAGATACTACAGAGCAATTGCAAGAAATAAAATCCGTCATTCGGTCAGAAGTTAAATCCGATTGGAGTTTTTTGTTGCAACCAGGAATTCTCAAAGCAGTATTAATAGGGGCGGCCATTGCTATCCTTGGACAGTTTATGGGAGTAAATGCGGTACTTTATTATGGACCTACCATTTTTGAAGAAGCAGGTCTGTCAGGTGGAGATGCTCTGTTTAGTCAAGTGCTGGTAGGTGTAGTTAATGCTGTGACCACAGTTATTGCAGTTTTCATTATAGATAAAGTTGGACGAAAGAAACTTGTGTATTATGGTGTGTCTGGTATGATACTTTCATTATTATTAATTGGATTTTATTTTAGTTTTGCTGAAACGCTCAATTTGCCAAATAACTTCTTGTTGTTTTTCTTTTTGTTTTATGTTTTTTGTTGTGCTATTTCTATTTGTGCAGTCATTTTTGTACTGCTTTCGGAAATGTATCCTATCCGTATTCGTGGGATGGCAATGTCTCTAGCCGGATGTTCCTTATGGGTAGGTACTTATCTTGTAGGACAACTGACACCATGGATGCTTCAGAATCTTACCCCCGCTGGGACATTCTTGTTGTTTGCTGTGATGTGTATACCTTATCTTCTGATTGTCTGGAAATTGATTCCTGAGACTACCGGTAAGTCTTTGGAAGAAATAGAACGCTATTGGATGAAAAAATAA